A single region of the Pararhodospirillum photometricum DSM 122 genome encodes:
- a CDS encoding polyketide synthase, with the protein MSRVAIIGAQGRFPGGAPEPEAFFQQLMAGACWAGPVPPERWSAARFQATEKAAGKMVVEGGSFLDPDVQGFDPDVFGLAPEETACLDPQQRLLLEVAWEALERAALDPAALAGRPVGVYVGGFTTDHLLNQFAAPARGGLGRFSAVGSTLTMLANRLSHVFDLRGPSLTVDTACASSLSALALAVRDLEAGACSLALVGGASVMLRPEYPLAMAAAGLLARDGRCKPFSVRADGYGRGEGAAVLVLKPVAQASADGDRVWAVIEGVGQGHGGRTAGIALPHGAAQQEVMARVLAATGLDPSDIGYVEAHGTGTERGDAVEAAAIGAVYGRGRASALPIGSVKANIGHLEAAAGVAGVIKALGILQARCLPPHRLEGAPSPAIPFAALGLRLARAGEPLGASRVAVNAFGYGGSLVHVILGPGPPDSGTALGAAPLGEVLAGEVLVPLGAPSAPALAEGCERLARASTPPIR; encoded by the coding sequence ATGTCTCGTGTTGCCATCATTGGGGCTCAAGGCAGGTTCCCAGGCGGAGCGCCGGAGCCGGAGGCCTTTTTCCAACAGTTGATGGCCGGGGCGTGTTGGGCGGGGCCGGTGCCCCCGGAGCGCTGGTCGGCGGCGCGCTTTCAGGCGACCGAGAAGGCGGCCGGCAAGATGGTGGTCGAGGGCGGCTCTTTCCTGGATCCCGACGTCCAGGGGTTCGATCCAGACGTGTTCGGGCTGGCCCCCGAGGAAACCGCCTGTCTTGACCCGCAGCAGCGCCTTCTCCTGGAGGTGGCCTGGGAGGCGCTGGAACGTGCCGCCCTGGATCCCGCCGCCCTGGCTGGTCGGCCGGTCGGGGTTTATGTCGGGGGGTTCACCACCGATCACTTGCTCAATCAGTTCGCTGCCCCGGCCCGGGGGGGGCTGGGGCGGTTTTCGGCCGTGGGCTCGACCCTGACCATGCTGGCCAACCGGCTGTCCCATGTGTTTGACCTGCGCGGCCCCAGCCTGACCGTCGATACCGCCTGTGCCTCTAGCTTGAGCGCCCTGGCCCTGGCGGTGCGTGACCTGGAGGCCGGGGCGTGTTCCCTGGCGCTGGTCGGTGGGGCCTCGGTGATGCTGCGCCCCGAGTATCCTCTGGCGATGGCCGCTGCCGGTCTGCTGGCCCGCGACGGTCGCTGCAAGCCGTTTTCCGTTCGCGCCGATGGCTATGGCCGGGGGGAGGGCGCGGCGGTGCTGGTGCTCAAGCCGGTGGCCCAGGCAAGCGCCGACGGGGATCGGGTGTGGGCGGTGATCGAAGGGGTGGGGCAGGGCCACGGCGGGCGCACGGCGGGGATTGCCTTGCCGCACGGAGCGGCGCAGCAAGAGGTCATGGCCCGGGTTCTGGCCGCCACCGGCCTGGATCCCAGCGACATCGGCTATGTCGAGGCCCATGGGACCGGCACCGAGCGCGGTGATGCGGTCGAGGCGGCGGCGATTGGCGCCGTCTATGGCCGAGGGCGCGCTTCTGCCCTGCCCATAGGGTCCGTGAAAGCCAACATTGGGCATCTGGAGGCGGCGGCGGGGGTGGCCGGGGTGATCAAGGCCCTGGGGATCCTTCAGGCCCGGTGCCTGCCGCCTCACCGGCTGGAAGGGGCGCCCAGCCCGGCCATTCCCTTTGCCGCCCTGGGCCTGCGGCTGGCCCGGGCCGGGGAGCCCCTGGGGGCGAGCCGGGTGGCGGTCAATGCCTTTGGTTATGGCGGGAGTCTGGTCCATGTGATCTTGGGGCCGGGGCCGCCGGACAGCGGCACGGCGCTCGGCGCGGCTCCCTTGGGAGAGGTTCTGGCGGGGGAGGTCCTGGTGCCGCTGGGGGCGCCTTCCGCGCCAGCCTTGGCCGAGGGGTGCGAGCGGCTGGCGAGGGCGAGCACGCCGCCGATCCGGTAG
- a CDS encoding PepSY domain-containing protein, translated as MIRFMTTAVVTLSALAFASPGFAADLCKKTDGPTKSEAEIRTLLEGKGYKVTEIGTEDGCVEAKGTNKGGKKVEVYVDPVSGEVVKVKEVN; from the coding sequence ATGATCCGCTTTATGACAACAGCCGTGGTGACCCTTTCGGCGCTTGCTTTTGCCAGCCCGGGCTTTGCCGCTGATCTGTGCAAAAAGACAGACGGCCCGACGAAGTCTGAGGCCGAGATCCGCACCCTCCTGGAAGGCAAGGGCTACAAGGTGACCGAGATCGGAACGGAAGACGGGTGCGTCGAGGCCAAAGGCACCAACAAGGGGGGCAAGAAGGTCGAGGTCTACGTCGATCCGGTGTCGGGGGAGGTCGTCAAGGTCAAGGAGGTTAATTAA
- a CDS encoding CsbD family protein, which translates to MDKDRIVGSAKQIKGSIEEALGKVLGDAKLEEDGRADQAEGKAQNIAGGLKDSDKE; encoded by the coding sequence ATGGACAAGGATCGCATCGTCGGATCCGCCAAGCAGATCAAGGGCTCGATCGAGGAGGCCTTGGGCAAGGTCTTGGGCGACGCCAAGTTGGAAGAGGACGGTCGCGCCGATCAGGCCGAGGGAAAGGCCCAGAACATCGCCGGCGGGCTCAAGGATTCCGATAAGGAATGA
- a CDS encoding DUF3096 domain-containing protein encodes MTINPVSIQPIVALIAGILILIRPGLLNYVVAIYLIIVGVTGLVPLFAT; translated from the coding sequence ATGACGATTAATCCGGTCTCAATCCAGCCCATTGTCGCCTTGATCGCAGGAATACTTATTCTCATTCGTCCAGGACTTCTCAACTACGTCGTCGCCATTTACCTGATCATCGTTGGAGTGACCGGTCTGGTCCCTCTTTTTGCGACATAA
- a CDS encoding MlaE family ABC transporter permease, with amino-acid sequence MEIDSKRTVLTVSGDWIGGDRGVDIGAVARILAEKPSVLVFQAEALGRWDSGLLAFLGLLRDGALAQGLRVEDSGLPGPARRLLALTVVSGELGPSAGVPPSFLARVGGAGLGVATEALAGIGLVGRVALQSGAALRGPSVVRATDVLDAMRQAGGAALPLVAAVNALVGGILAFVGAVQLRGFGADVYVAGMVGIAVVREMAALMTAILLAGRTGGAFAATLATMQGNEEIDALTAVGIPVVDFLVVPRVLALTVMMPLLYLYGCATGILGGFFVAVATLNVSAIAYLQETRLAVSGLQFALGLSKSLSFGXLIALAGCHVGLHAGRSASDVGRAATTAVVAGIVGVIALDAVFALCANAIGI; translated from the coding sequence GTGGAGATCGACAGCAAGCGCACTGTCTTGACGGTATCGGGCGACTGGATCGGCGGCGACAGGGGCGTGGACATCGGCGCGGTGGCCCGGATTCTCGCCGAAAAGCCCTCTGTTTTGGTGTTTCAGGCCGAGGCGTTGGGGCGCTGGGACAGTGGTTTGCTGGCTTTTCTGGGGCTTTTGCGCGACGGCGCCCTCGCGCAGGGCTTGAGGGTGGAGGATAGCGGATTGCCCGGGCCGGCGCGCCGTTTGCTCGCCCTCACCGTCGTATCGGGAGAGCTCGGTCCAAGCGCGGGTGTGCCCCCATCGTTTTTAGCACGCGTTGGAGGGGCGGGACTGGGCGTTGCAACCGAGGCGCTGGCCGGCATCGGCTTGGTGGGCCGGGTGGCCCTTCAGAGCGGTGCGGCGCTGCGCGGTCCTTCCGTTGTGCGGGCAACCGACGTACTCGACGCCATGCGCCAAGCGGGAGGCGCCGCCTTGCCGCTGGTTGCGGCGGTCAACGCCTTGGTTGGCGGCATTTTGGCGTTTGTCGGAGCGGTTCAGTTGCGCGGCTTCGGGGCCGATGTGTATGTGGCGGGAATGGTCGGGATTGCCGTGGTGCGCGAAATGGCGGCGTTGATGACGGCCATCCTTCTGGCCGGACGCACCGGCGGCGCCTTTGCCGCCACGTTGGCGACCATGCAGGGCAACGAGGAAATCGACGCTCTGACCGCCGTGGGCATTCCGGTGGTGGACTTTCTTGTGGTGCCGCGGGTCCTCGCCCTCACCGTGATGATGCCGCTGTTATACCTGTATGGATGCGCCACGGGCATTTTGGGAGGGTTTTTCGTTGCGGTGGCAACCCTGAATGTGTCAGCGATCGCCTATCTGCAAGAAACCCGCCTCGCGGTCTCGGGTCTTCAGTTTGCCCTTGGTCTGAGCAAAAGCCTGAGCTTTGGGKCCCTGATTGCTCTGGCTGGCTGTCATGTTGGCTTGCACGCCGGGCGCAGCGCCAGCGACGTCGGCCGCGCCGCCACCACCGCCGTTGTTGCGGGCATCGTTGGTGTGATCGCGCTGGATGCCGTTTTTGCCCTTTGTGCCAATGCGATAGGGATCTAG
- a CDS encoding MlaD family protein — MASNPTVVGVFILGALGLGAGALVLFGGTTWFTPVVHAVVHFQGSVANLGVGAPVTFRGVQVGTVTAISITLNTDTLVARIPVFLDLDPSLIVLDRKGSAPDEARFDELLKAGLHAQLNMQSLITGRLRIDLDIKPGVTGTVLGEAQDRPEIPSIPSTLQTIESAITDLPLKEMVENTRQTLIALQRIAEILPREIGPLADSIKQTSDAARVTLAAIDHLAVTSEHQLAGVGDHLGRVLETSERTLTQAGALVGSINAMTNAESSMRAGLEATVRDLAASASALRGFAHTLERDPSALIGGRP; from the coding sequence GTGGCGTCTAACCCCACCGTTGTTGGTGTTTTTATCCTGGGCGCCCTGGGCCTGGGGGCCGGCGCCTTGGTGCTGTTCGGCGGCACAACCTGGTTCACCCCGGTGGTCCACGCGGTGGTTCATTTCCAGGGCTCGGTGGCCAACCTGGGGGTTGGGGCGCCGGTTACGTTTCGCGGGGTTCAGGTGGGCACGGTCACCGCCATCAGCATTACCTTGAATACCGACACCCTGGTCGCACGCATCCCGGTGTTTCTTGATCTCGATCCCTCGTTGATCGTCCTGGATCGCAAGGGGAGCGCGCCCGACGAGGCCCGGTTCGACGAACTGCTCAAGGCAGGGTTGCATGCCCAGCTTAATATGCAAAGCCTGATCACGGGACGGCTGCGTATCGATCTCGACATCAAGCCCGGGGTCACGGGAACCGTGCTGGGCGAGGCGCAGGACCGCCCGGAAATTCCCTCGATCCCTTCCACGCTTCAGACCATCGAAAGTGCCATCACCGACCTGCCCTTGAAGGAAATGGTGGAAAACACCCGCCAGACCCTGATCGCTCTCCAGCGCATCGCCGAGATCTTGCCTCGTGAGATCGGCCCCCTGGCCGACAGCATCAAGCAAACCTCCGATGCGGCCCGGGTTACTCTCGCCGCCATCGACCATCTGGCGGTCACCAGCGAGCATCAGCTCGCGGGGGTTGGTGATCATCTCGGACGTGTTCTGGAGACCTCAGAGCGCACGCTCACCCAGGCTGGTGCCCTGGTGGGATCGATCAACGCCATGACCAACGCCGAGTCGTCGATGCGGGCCGGGTTAGAGGCCACGGTCCGCGATCTGGCCGCCAGCGCGAGTGCCCTGCGCGGCTTTGCTCATACGCTGGAACGCGATCCCAGCGCGTTGATCGGGGGGCGGCCATGA
- a CDS encoding ABC transporter ATP-binding protein, with translation MMSSFVAPTVPAAAKITVRDLAIGFGATVIQHDVSFEVPTGAIFAIMGGSGCGKSTLLKAMIGLLRPQAGTIHVGDEDYWAADAPRRAVLGRRFGVLFQSGALWSSMTVAQNVALPLSLLTSLDPASINALVHVKLSLVGLAGAADVLPAALSGGMRKRAGLARALALDPEVLFFDEPSAGLDPITARRLDDLILEVRDGFGTTIVLVSHELPSLFGICDNGVFLDADTKTVLAHGAPTLLRDTCAHPTVHAFMTRSRPSGAPGGPGAGPGESRRGV, from the coding sequence ATGATGTCCTCGTTCGTCGCGCCCACCGTGCCCGCCGCCGCTAAAATTACGGTGAGGGACCTCGCGATCGGCTTCGGGGCCACGGTCATTCAGCACGATGTGTCGTTCGAGGTCCCGACCGGGGCCATTTTTGCGATCATGGGGGGAAGTGGCTGCGGCAAAAGCACCCTCTTGAAGGCGATGATCGGGCTATTGCGCCCTCAGGCCGGCACCATCCATGTGGGCGACGAAGATTATTGGGCCGCCGATGCTCCGCGCCGCGCCGTTTTGGGGCGTCGCTTTGGCGTTTTGTTCCAAAGTGGCGCCCTTTGGAGCTCGATGACCGTGGCCCAGAACGTTGCCTTGCCTCTCAGTTTACTGACCTCGCTGGATCCGGCCTCGATCAACGCCCTGGTTCACGTCAAACTCTCCTTGGTTGGGTTGGCCGGCGCCGCCGATGTTCTGCCCGCGGCCCTGAGTGGCGGCATGCGCAAGCGGGCTGGTCTGGCCCGCGCCCTGGCCCTTGATCCCGAGGTTTTGTTTTTCGACGAACCCTCGGCCGGACTGGATCCGATCACCGCGCGGCGTTTGGACGATCTGATTTTGGAGGTGCGCGACGGGTTCGGCACAACCATTGTGCTGGTCAGCCATGAGTTGCCCAGTCTGTTCGGCATTTGCGACAACGGCGTGTTTTTGGATGCCGACACCAAGACGGTCCTAGCTCACGGAGCGCCGACGCTCTTGCGCGATACCTGCGCGCATCCAACGGTCCATGCCTTCATGACCCGATCCCGACCGTCTGGCGCCCCTGGGGGGCCAGGGGCGGGACCGGGGGAGTCCCGCCGTGGCGTCTAA
- a CDS encoding murein hydrolase activator EnvC family protein — protein MGGERAFSRPGSWWRTPALLAGLALAGAAGNGARAAEPSPTDLQAVEQELKREEAERARLDREAQATEREAKALAERMVAAARRIQDQEETLSALESRLAALGREEKALSTALSRRDDQVVRVLTAVQRLAWRPTEALLVQPAPPADTVRVAIMLRQAIPRIRDNARTLAGELVALHNIDTAIRAQRAQIRATGDALRAEHAALLTLSETKRTLAQDLRAKGQAAEERMGRLARDAQDLRDLLARLEAEKKAREEEARLQRKREEEERQRREREEAERRALIAQHQKPPSPIVAAPRLEPAPTIEEVPDTGFERARGRMPFPARGRLVGAYGERTELGGIAKGLRIATRSGAQVVAPYEGVVAFAGPFKGYGNLLIIDHGGGYHTLLAGLGRIDGVVGQRLTAGEPVGVMPAADGSGDTPALYVEMRRKGQPINPLPWLTASKGNASG, from the coding sequence TTGGGGGGTGAGCGCGCCTTTTCCCGGCCTGGATCCTGGTGGCGGACCCCGGCCTTGCTGGCCGGCCTTGCGCTGGCGGGAGCGGCCGGGAATGGCGCGCGGGCGGCGGAGCCGTCGCCCACCGATTTGCAGGCGGTCGAGCAGGAGCTGAAACGCGAGGAAGCGGAGCGTGCCCGGCTCGACCGCGAGGCCCAGGCCACCGAGCGCGAGGCCAAGGCTCTGGCCGAGCGTATGGTGGCGGCGGCGCGGCGCATTCAGGACCAGGAGGAAACCCTCTCGGCCCTGGAAAGCCGGCTGGCCGCCCTGGGCCGCGAGGAAAAAGCCCTGAGCACCGCCTTGTCGCGCCGCGACGATCAGGTCGTGCGGGTGCTCACGGCGGTGCAGCGTCTCGCATGGCGGCCAACCGAGGCTCTCCTGGTGCAACCGGCCCCCCCGGCCGACACGGTGCGGGTCGCGATCATGCTGCGCCAGGCGATCCCCCGAATCCGGGACAACGCCCGCACCCTGGCCGGAGAGTTGGTGGCGCTGCACAACATCGATACGGCCATTCGCGCCCAGCGGGCCCAGATCCGCGCCACGGGCGACGCCTTGCGGGCCGAGCATGCCGCCCTCCTGACGTTGAGCGAAACCAAGCGGACCCTGGCCCAAGACCTGCGAGCCAAGGGGCAGGCCGCCGAGGAGCGCATGGGGAGACTGGCACGGGATGCCCAGGACCTGCGCGACCTGCTGGCCCGTCTGGAAGCCGAGAAAAAAGCCCGCGAGGAAGAAGCGCGCCTGCAACGAAAGCGCGAAGAAGAGGAGCGTCAGCGCCGTGAGCGCGAGGAGGCCGAGCGCCGGGCCCTGATAGCCCAGCACCAGAAGCCGCCCTCACCGATCGTGGCGGCTCCCCGCCTGGAGCCCGCCCCCACCATCGAGGAAGTGCCCGATACCGGGTTCGAGCGGGCCCGGGGCCGCATGCCCTTTCCGGCGCGGGGGCGTTTGGTGGGCGCCTACGGGGAGCGCACCGAGCTTGGTGGCATTGCCAAGGGCCTTCGGATCGCCACGCGCTCCGGCGCGCAGGTGGTGGCCCCCTATGAGGGCGTCGTCGCCTTCGCCGGGCCTTTTAAGGGCTATGGCAATCTCTTGATCATCGATCACGGCGGAGGATATCATACGCTGCTGGCGGGGCTTGGCCGGATCGACGGAGTGGTGGGGCAACGCCTGACCGCAGGCGAGCCGGTTGGGGTCATGCCGGCCGCGGACGGCAGCGGGGACACGCCGGCCCTGTATGTGGAGATGCGCCGCAAGGGTCAGCCGATCAATCCTCTCCCCTGGCTTACGGCAAGCAAAGGTAACGCAAGCGGATGA
- a CDS encoding cation-translocating P-type ATPase has protein sequence MPSGQDDRAIRQGLETSEADRRHREEGDNVLPRPGRRPLLRIWGEVLQEPMLALLLGGGAVYLALGNTRDAVILLTFASVSVLITVVQEARTERVLEALRDLTSPRALVIRGGKRLRVAGREVVRGDSVVLAEGDRVPADAVLVVSDDLQADESLLTGESMPVRKRARIDGEACDALRPGGDDTPGVFSGSLVVRGTGIAVVSAIGPRSEIGKIGQSLNTVAREPPRLRRQTRRLVLLFALGGGAVSLLVVVLYGLLRGSWLDAVLAGIAIGMSMLPEEFPVVLTVFMAMGAWRISQARVLTRRAAAIETLGSATVLCTDKTGTLTQNHMSIVEMRRGDATLRPFAVPSSLEHAPAQPIPEAFWELVTVGCLASAPIPVDPMDRAFHDLARELLPPTGLPPGAGEVLVRQYGLRPSLLAVTHVWQGADPSVPARIASKGAPEAMALLCRLDPTARAALAEAAAALALGGRRVLGVARATIAGPPWPDSPQDLTFQFLGLVGLADPLRPSVPKALQDCRSAGIRVVMITGDSLATAREIARQAGIKADDGLTGDDIAGMTEEALAVRVRTASVFARIMPEQKLRLVLALKADGEIVAMTGDGVNDAPSLKAAHIGIAMGGRGTDVAREASSIVLLDDDFGSIVKSIRLGRRIYDNIRKATGFIFAVHVPIAGMALLPLVFGLPIVFTPMHIAFLEMVIDPVCSLVFEAETEENDVMNRPPRPPTEALFPAAMIWWSIFQGALAFAVVAGLFVMGLRSGMPEAEGRTLAFFSLVLCILVLILVNRSSSASIVSALRRPNPMLLGVIGVVVVMLALTVLSPFVREVFRFHPLSGVDLLIVLGAGVGLLATLDLAKVVRLRMTRRSVP, from the coding sequence ATGCCCAGCGGCCAGGACGATCGCGCCATTCGACAGGGGCTTGAAACGTCGGAGGCCGACAGGCGGCACAGGGAAGAGGGGGACAACGTGCTTCCCAGACCTGGCCGTCGCCCTTTGCTGCGAATCTGGGGAGAGGTCCTCCAAGAACCGATGTTGGCCCTGTTGCTGGGAGGAGGCGCCGTCTACCTAGCCCTGGGAAACACGCGCGACGCTGTGATCTTGCTGACCTTCGCCAGCGTGTCCGTTCTTATTACCGTCGTCCAGGAAGCCCGCACCGAGCGGGTCTTGGAGGCGCTACGGGATTTGACAAGTCCCCGAGCCCTGGTAATCCGGGGGGGGAAGCGTCTTCGTGTTGCCGGGCGAGAGGTGGTGCGCGGTGACTCCGTGGTCCTGGCGGAGGGAGACCGCGTGCCCGCCGATGCGGTGCTGGTGGTCAGTGACGATCTCCAAGCCGACGAATCCCTGCTGACGGGCGAGTCCATGCCCGTGCGCAAACGAGCGCGGATCGACGGTGAAGCCTGTGACGCCCTGCGCCCCGGGGGAGATGATACGCCGGGGGTGTTTTCAGGGTCCCTGGTGGTGCGCGGAACAGGCATCGCGGTGGTCAGCGCCATCGGCCCCCGGAGCGAAATCGGCAAGATTGGCCAATCCCTCAATACCGTGGCCAGGGAACCGCCCCGGCTGCGTCGCCAGACCCGCCGGTTGGTCTTGCTGTTTGCCCTGGGCGGTGGTGCGGTGAGCCTCCTGGTGGTTGTTTTGTATGGCCTGTTGCGAGGAAGTTGGCTCGACGCGGTTCTCGCGGGGATCGCCATTGGCATGTCGATGCTTCCCGAAGAGTTTCCCGTGGTGCTCACGGTGTTCATGGCCATGGGGGCATGGCGGATCTCCCAGGCCCGCGTTCTGACCCGCCGGGCCGCCGCGATCGAAACCCTGGGCTCGGCCACTGTGCTGTGCACGGACAAGACGGGAACCTTGACCCAAAACCACATGTCGATCGTCGAGATGCGCCGAGGAGACGCCACGTTGCGCCCCTTCGCCGTGCCCTCCTCTCTTGAACACGCCCCGGCCCAGCCGATACCCGAAGCGTTTTGGGAGTTGGTCACGGTCGGCTGCCTGGCCAGCGCCCCGATTCCTGTCGATCCGATGGACAGGGCCTTTCACGATCTGGCCCGGGAACTCCTCCCTCCGACCGGCCTCCCTCCTGGCGCCGGCGAGGTGCTGGTCCGGCAATACGGTCTGCGCCCTTCGCTTCTGGCGGTGACCCATGTTTGGCAAGGTGCCGATCCCTCGGTTCCGGCCCGGATCGCGTCCAAGGGAGCCCCGGAGGCCATGGCCCTCTTGTGCCGCCTGGATCCGACCGCTCGCGCCGCTTTGGCCGAGGCTGCCGCCGCCCTGGCTCTGGGCGGGCGGCGGGTTTTGGGGGTGGCTCGCGCGACCATCGCCGGCCCTCCCTGGCCGGACTCGCCCCAAGACCTGACCTTCCAGTTTCTGGGATTGGTCGGACTGGCCGATCCGCTACGCCCCAGTGTGCCGAAGGCCCTCCAGGACTGCCGCTCGGCGGGCATTCGGGTTGTGATGATCACCGGAGATTCCCTCGCGACCGCCCGGGAAATCGCCCGCCAAGCGGGCATCAAGGCCGACGACGGCCTGACCGGCGACGACATTGCCGGGATGACCGAGGAGGCTCTCGCCGTTCGGGTGCGCACCGCCAGCGTGTTCGCACGCATCATGCCCGAACAAAAACTCCGCTTGGTGCTGGCGCTGAAAGCCGACGGCGAGATTGTCGCCATGACCGGGGATGGAGTGAATGACGCGCCGTCTCTCAAAGCGGCGCATATCGGGATTGCCATGGGCGGACGCGGCACCGATGTGGCGCGCGAGGCTTCCTCGATTGTTCTTTTGGATGATGACTTTGGGTCTATTGTAAAATCAATCCGACTAGGCCGGAGAATTTACGATAATATTCGAAAAGCAACAGGATTTATTTTTGCCGTTCACGTTCCGATTGCCGGAATGGCCCTGCTTCCTCTGGTGTTTGGCCTGCCCATCGTGTTCACCCCGATGCACATCGCGTTTCTGGAAATGGTGATCGATCCGGTTTGTTCTTTGGTCTTCGAGGCCGAAACCGAGGAAAACGACGTTATGAACCGCCCCCCTCGACCGCCCACAGAAGCTTTGTTTCCAGCGGCAATGATCTGGTGGAGCATCTTCCAGGGTGCTCTGGCCTTTGCCGTGGTGGCCGGGCTGTTTGTGATGGGCCTGCGCAGCGGAATGCCGGAAGCCGAGGGACGGACCCTCGCCTTTTTCTCGCTGGTCCTGTGCATTCTCGTCTTGATTCTTGTCAACCGGTCGTCGAGTGCATCGATCGTATCCGCGTTGCGGCGCCCCAATCCGATGTTGCTGGGGGTCATCGGAGTCGTTGTCGTCATGCTGGCTTTGACGGTCCTCTCGCCGTTTGTTCGCGAGGTGTTTCGCTTCCACCCCTTGAGCGGCGTGGATCTGCTGATTGTCCTGGGCGCGGGTGTCGGCCTTCTGGCCACCTTGGATCTCGCCAAGGTGGTGCGCCTCAGGATGACGAGGCGGTCAGTTCCATGA
- a CDS encoding S41 family peptidase produces the protein MTFKKWIMAGTIAGSAFTAGFMSGGSWAEARGGRTYELLDLFADVFERVKRDYVEEVADEPLIEAALNGMLTSLDPHSGYLNAQSFEDMQVQTKGEFGGLGIEVTMEEGLVKVVSPIDETPAARAGLQPGDLITHLDGTSVMGMALPEAVEKMRGRVGTDIRLSIRRGNQKPFDVTLTRAVVTIKSVRSRLEGDIGYIRITTFSEKTDDGLIDAMKSLKKEAKGSLKGYVLDLRNNPGGLLEQAIAVADTFLDAGEIVSTRSRDPKDTQRFNARSGDLADGLPMIVLINGGSASASEIVAGALQDHHRARVLGTQSFGKGSVQTIMPLPGHGAMRLTTARYYTPSGRSIQAVGIQPDLQVEQPGVSAPARGEASLPHALDNDTLDRLPPTSKPKSSDPQAPQENAPEQPAGKDGAPATDVQLNRALELLRGGDAGNPATPK, from the coding sequence ATGACCTTTAAGAAATGGATCATGGCCGGGACCATCGCCGGCTCGGCGTTCACGGCGGGTTTCATGTCCGGGGGGAGCTGGGCCGAAGCGCGTGGCGGACGCACTTATGAACTCCTCGACTTGTTCGCTGACGTCTTTGAACGAGTCAAGCGCGACTACGTCGAGGAAGTGGCCGACGAGCCACTGATCGAGGCGGCCCTTAACGGCATGCTGACCTCCCTTGATCCTCACTCGGGCTACCTCAACGCGCAATCCTTCGAGGACATGCAGGTCCAGACCAAGGGCGAGTTCGGCGGCCTTGGGATTGAAGTGACCATGGAAGAGGGGCTCGTCAAGGTCGTCTCGCCGATCGACGAAACCCCGGCCGCCCGGGCCGGCCTCCAGCCCGGCGATCTGATCACCCATCTCGACGGCACCAGCGTCATGGGCATGGCCCTGCCCGAGGCCGTGGAGAAGATGCGCGGCCGCGTGGGCACCGACATCCGCCTGTCGATCCGTCGCGGCAACCAGAAGCCCTTCGATGTCACCCTGACCCGCGCTGTCGTCACCATCAAGTCGGTGCGCTCCCGCCTGGAGGGGGATATCGGCTATATCCGCATCACCACGTTCAGCGAAAAGACCGACGACGGCCTGATCGACGCCATGAAGAGCCTGAAGAAGGAAGCCAAGGGCTCCCTCAAGGGCTATGTCCTTGACCTGCGCAACAACCCGGGCGGCTTGCTCGAACAGGCGATCGCGGTGGCGGACACCTTCCTCGATGCTGGCGAGATCGTCTCGACCCGCTCGCGCGACCCCAAGGACACCCAGCGCTTCAATGCCCGCTCCGGCGATCTGGCCGATGGCCTGCCCATGATCGTGCTGATCAACGGCGGCTCGGCCTCGGCGAGCGAAATCGTCGCCGGCGCCCTCCAGGATCATCATCGCGCCCGAGTGCTGGGCACCCAGTCCTTTGGCAAGGGCTCGGTCCAGACCATCATGCCGCTGCCCGGCCACGGGGCCATGCGCCTGACCACGGCGCGCTACTACACTCCCTCGGGACGCTCGATCCAGGCGGTGGGCATTCAGCCCGACCTCCAGGTGGAACAGCCCGGGGTCAGCGCGCCGGCGCGCGGCGAGGCCTCCTTGCCGCACGCCCTCGACAACGACACCCTCGACCGCCTGCCGCCGACCAGCAAGCCCAAGAGCAGTGACCCCCAGGCCCCTCAGGAGAACGCCCCGGAACAGCCCGCGGGCAAGGACGGCGCGCCGGCAACCGACGTTCAGCTCAACCGGGCCCTGGAACTGCTGCGCGGCGGCGACGCCGGCAATCCGGCCACCCCGAAGTAA
- a CDS encoding PqiC family protein: protein MRRGRGRALVLALALASLCGCTRQPAPRLFILAPATLGPASVISAQNGAPLVSLMPVRVPDYLDSTDILRRTGPNELTPSPDGRWGERLSSGLTDALASALLPHLPGQVLTTQPAPQAARRLSLVIETLEIGRDSCWVIAQWEDRRLGSRETTRRGRGVFVESTGAQSDDSAVAAALGLIIERLARSMVETESPDIRDP, encoded by the coding sequence ATGAGGCGGGGGAGGGGACGGGCCTTGGTGCTGGCGCTGGCGCTGGCCAGTCTTTGTGGATGCACGCGCCAGCCCGCCCCGCGTCTTTTTATTCTCGCTCCGGCGACCCTCGGCCCCGCCAGCGTGATTTCGGCGCAAAACGGAGCGCCGCTCGTCTCTTTGATGCCTGTGAGGGTGCCCGATTACCTGGATTCCACCGATATTCTGCGCCGTACCGGTCCCAACGAACTGACCCCGAGCCCTGACGGTCGATGGGGTGAACGCTTGTCCTCGGGTCTGACCGACGCCCTGGCCTCGGCCCTGTTGCCCCACCTGCCGGGGCAGGTTCTGACCACCCAGCCCGCCCCCCAGGCCGCCCGGCGCTTGAGCCTTGTGATCGAAACGCTGGAGATCGGGCGCGACAGTTGCTGGGTGATCGCGCAGTGGGAAGATCGTCGCTTGGGGTCACGCGAGACGACCCGGCGGGGACGCGGCGTGTTCGTCGAGTCCACCGGAGCCCAGAGTGATGATTCCGCCGTGGCCGCCGCCTTGGGTCTGATCATCGAACGCCTCGCCCGGTCGATGGTCGAGACTGAAAGCCCGGACATCCGCGATCCATAA